One window from the genome of Lathamus discolor isolate bLatDis1 chromosome 8, bLatDis1.hap1, whole genome shotgun sequence encodes:
- the BCL2A1 gene encoding bcl-2-related protein A1, translating to METADFYYVYYLAQDYLQYVLQESHLGPAQTRVAHVLRNIASSLQDQTEEALRPLLDRIDITSVAVAKRIFNGVMEEKFADGNTNWGRIMTIFTFGGLLTKKLQEHGVQLTGEEKEQISYFITEYIINNKAEWIDANGGWENGFLTKFERRSRLSFSKITAMFIAVFTLFREYY from the exons atggaAACTGCTGACTTCTATTACGTTTATTACTTAGCTCAAGATTACCTGCAATATGTGCTTCAGGAGTCACATCTTGGACCAGCCCAAACCAGAGTTGCTCATGTCTTGCGAAACATTGCATCTTCACTGCAAGATCAAACCGAGGAGGCTCTCAGACCGCTCCTGGACAGAATTGACATTACCTCTGTAGCTGTTGCCAAGAGAATTTTCAATGGTGTCATGGAAGAAAAATTTGCTGATGGAAATACTAACTGGGGACGAATTATGACCATATTTACATTTGGAGGTCTTCTCACTAAGAAGCTTCAAGAGCATGGAGTTCAGCTCactggagaggaaaaggagcagaTTTCTTATTTCATCACAGAGTACATAATAAACAATAAAGCCGAATGGATAGATGCAAACGGTGGCTGG GAAAATGGCTTCCTAACGAAGTTTGAAAGAAGATCACGACTGTCTTTCTCCAAAATTACAGCCATGTTCATAGCTGTTTTTACCTTGTTCAGAGAGTACTACTGA